In one window of Chitinophagales bacterium DNA:
- a CDS encoding riboflavin synthase: protein MFTGIIETLGIIEAITTQGTNKTFHIQSPISTELAVDQSVSHNGVCLTVEANNGNTHQVTAIAETLQKSNLDSLQVGAVVNLERCMTMHGRLDGHIVQGHVDTTATCTKVTEMDGSWQYDFTFTGNFGHLIIEKGSIAINGTSLTCFNVGKDRFSVAIIPYTYEHTNFHRLQAGDTVNLEFDILGKYVQRWMELR from the coding sequence ATGTTTACCGGAATCATCGAAACCCTGGGCATCATTGAAGCCATTACGACACAGGGCACCAATAAAACTTTTCATATACAGTCCCCCATTTCAACAGAGTTAGCTGTGGATCAAAGTGTTAGCCATAATGGGGTTTGCCTAACAGTGGAAGCCAATAATGGCAATACTCACCAGGTGACCGCCATTGCTGAAACCTTGCAGAAATCAAATTTGGACAGCCTGCAAGTAGGTGCTGTGGTGAACCTGGAAAGATGCATGACCATGCATGGACGCTTAGACGGACATATTGTGCAAGGACATGTGGACACAACAGCCACTTGCACCAAGGTGACAGAAATGGATGGCAGCTGGCAATATGACTTTACGTTTACAGGAAATTTCGGCCACCTGATTATTGAAAAAGGCTCTATCGCCATCAATGGCACCAGCCTCACTTGCTTCAATGTGGGGAAGGATCGCTTTTCTGTTGCGATTATTCCATACACGTACGAACACACCAACTTTCATCGATTACAAGCTGGCGATACAGTGAATCTGGAATTTGATATACTGGGTAAATACGTGCAACGATGGATGGAACTCCGATAG
- a CDS encoding 30S ribosomal protein S21, with the protein MLIIDSKDCENIDKALKKYKKKYEKSKTLLQLRSRQAFVKPSVKRRGEVLKAIYKQQIASGKIEA; encoded by the coding sequence ATGCTGATTATTGACTCTAAAGACTGCGAGAATATCGACAAGGCGCTCAAGAAGTACAAGAAGAAGTATGAGAAGAGCAAAACGTTGTTGCAGCTGAGATCACGTCAGGCTTTCGTGAAGCCTTCTGTGAAGCGTAGAGGCGAGGTTTTGAAAGCTATCTACAAGCAGCAGATTGCCAGCGGAAAGATCGAGGCATAA
- a CDS encoding tyrosine-type recombinase/integrase — MSEYQQSQIQPFLDYLRFERRYSRHTIISYENDLTQFFDYLVTDFGGVEPARINAAMIRSWLASLKGDAMSAKTINRKISALKSFFKFQLREGKIAQSPMTTIVSPKVSKRLPMYVEAKDMDTLLQHVTFPDDWPGKTDRLIIQLFYATGMRLSELVGLKLDYVDVAQKQIKVLGKGNKERLIPVAPALLEAIKDYIQNRPATANDQPFVFVNEKGKQLNSRTVYASIRKYLSLVTTIEKKSPHVLRHSFATHLMNNGADLNAVKSLLGHSSLAATQVYTHNSVEKLKEIFRKAHPKA; from the coding sequence ATGTCAGAATACCAGCAAAGTCAGATTCAGCCCTTTTTGGATTATCTGCGTTTTGAACGCCGGTATTCGCGTCATACGATCATCTCTTACGAAAATGATCTAACCCAGTTTTTCGATTACCTCGTGACCGATTTTGGTGGGGTAGAGCCTGCACGTATCAATGCCGCAATGATTCGTAGTTGGCTGGCTTCTTTGAAGGGGGATGCGATGAGTGCCAAGACCATCAATCGAAAGATATCTGCGCTCAAATCTTTTTTCAAATTCCAATTACGTGAGGGTAAGATTGCTCAATCACCCATGACAACAATTGTATCACCTAAGGTGAGCAAGCGTTTACCCATGTATGTGGAAGCCAAGGATATGGATACCTTATTGCAGCATGTAACATTTCCTGATGATTGGCCCGGTAAGACAGATCGGTTGATTATTCAGTTGTTTTATGCAACAGGCATGCGTTTGAGTGAGTTGGTTGGATTGAAGTTGGATTATGTAGATGTAGCACAAAAGCAAATCAAAGTATTGGGAAAGGGCAATAAGGAAAGGCTGATACCCGTAGCACCAGCTTTATTAGAAGCGATCAAAGATTATATTCAAAACAGACCAGCAACAGCGAATGATCAACCTTTTGTATTTGTTAATGAAAAGGGGAAGCAGCTGAATAGTCGAACTGTTTATGCCAGTATCCGTAAATACTTGTCTTTGGTAACTACGATTGAGAAAAAGAGTCCGCACGTTCTGCGACATAGTTTCGCCACCCATCTGATGAATAATGGTGCAGATCTGAATGCGGTGAAGTCTTTGTTAGGCCACAGTAGCTTGGCTGCCACGCAAGTTTATACGCACAATTCCGTAGAAAAGCTAAAAGAAATCTTTCGTAAGGCGCATCCCAAAGCCTGA
- a CDS encoding ribosome-associated translation inhibitor RaiA: MNVNIQSVRFDADVKLVEYVTRKLQKLDTFHDKILKVDVYLKLDNVVHNIKDKIVEIRVHVPRHDFFVKASSKSFEESFDSALDSLVNQIKRKKEKLAA, encoded by the coding sequence ATGAACGTAAACATTCAATCTGTGCGCTTTGATGCCGATGTTAAATTGGTTGAGTATGTAACACGTAAACTTCAAAAACTGGATACTTTTCATGACAAAATTCTGAAAGTGGATGTCTACCTGAAGTTGGATAACGTGGTACATAACATCAAGGATAAGATCGTTGAAATCAGGGTGCATGTACCGAGGCATGATTTCTTTGTGAAAGCATCCTCGAAATCATTTGAAGAATCTTTCGATAGCGCATTAGATTCTCTGGTTAACCAGATAAAAAGAAAAAAAGAAAAGCTTGCCGCATAA
- the tuf gene encoding elongation factor Tu: protein MSKETFKREKPHVNVGTIGHVDHGKTTLTAAITDVLSRKGLAQKKNYDEIDGAPEEKERGITINTAHVEYQTDNRHYAHVDCPGHADYVKNMITGAAQMDGAILVVAATDGPMPQTKEHILLARQVGVPRIVVFMNKVDLVDDPELLDLVEMEIRELLSSYGFDGDNTPIIKGSATGALAGDEKWVPCITELMDAVDSYIPLPPRPIDQAFLMSVEDVFSITGRGTVATGRIERGIIKVGDPVEIVGLMESPLNSTVTGVEMFKKLLDRGEAGDNAGLLLRGIEKKDIRRGMVICAPKSITPHTEFKCEVYVLSKEEGGRHTPFFNKYRPQFYFRTTDVTGEVELPAGTEMVMPGDNVSLTVKLISPIAMEKGLKFAIREGGRTVGAGQVTEIIK, encoded by the coding sequence ATGTCTAAAGAGACCTTTAAGAGGGAGAAACCTCACGTAAACGTTGGTACCATTGGCCACGTTGACCATGGTAAAACAACCTTAACTGCAGCCATCACAGACGTACTGTCTAGAAAAGGTCTGGCTCAGAAGAAGAACTATGACGAAATCGATGGTGCTCCTGAAGAAAAAGAGCGTGGTATCACCATCAACACTGCACACGTTGAGTATCAGACTGACAACCGCCACTATGCGCACGTTGACTGTCCTGGTCACGCCGACTATGTGAAGAACATGATTACTGGTGCTGCTCAGATGGACGGTGCTATCCTGGTAGTTGCTGCTACAGATGGTCCTATGCCTCAAACAAAAGAGCACATCCTGCTTGCTCGTCAGGTAGGTGTACCTCGTATCGTTGTATTCATGAACAAAGTTGACCTGGTTGACGATCCTGAATTGCTTGACCTGGTTGAAATGGAAATCCGTGAACTGTTGAGCTCTTATGGCTTCGACGGTGACAATACACCAATCATCAAGGGTTCTGCTACCGGCGCTCTGGCTGGTGACGAAAAGTGGGTTCCTTGCATCACTGAACTGATGGATGCTGTTGACAGCTACATCCCACTGCCTCCACGTCCTATCGATCAAGCTTTCTTGATGTCTGTAGAAGATGTATTCTCTATCACTGGTCGTGGTACAGTTGCTACAGGTCGTATCGAGCGTGGTATCATTAAAGTAGGTGATCCTGTTGAAATCGTAGGTCTGATGGAATCTCCATTAAACTCTACTGTAACAGGTGTTGAAATGTTCAAGAAACTGTTGGATCGTGGTGAAGCTGGTGATAACGCTGGTTTACTGCTCCGCGGTATTGAAAAGAAAGATATCCGTCGTGGTATGGTTATCTGCGCGCCTAAGTCTATCACTCCACACACTGAATTCAAGTGTGAAGTATACGTACTGAGCAAGGAAGAAGGTGGTCGTCACACACCATTCTTCAACAAGTATCGTCCTCAGTTCTATTTCCGTACTACAGACGTAACCGGTGAGGTTGAACTGCCTGCAGGTACTGAGATGGTAATGCCTGGCGATAACGTATCTCTGACTGTTAAGCTGATCTCTCCGATCGCGATGGAAAAGGGTCTGAAGTTCGCTATCCGTGAAGGTGGTAGAACAGTAGGCGCCGGTCAGGTTACTGAGATCATCAAATAA
- the secE gene encoding preprotein translocase subunit SecE gives MNKVATYFKESYRELLEKVTWPTWSQLQQSTVIVLVATIIITAMVWLMDFGSNQLLKLIYSLFK, from the coding sequence ATGAATAAAGTCGCCACCTATTTTAAAGAGAGCTACCGCGAATTGCTCGAGAAAGTAACCTGGCCCACTTGGAGCCAATTACAACAGAGCACGGTGATTGTACTGGTAGCTACTATCATCATCACCGCGATGGTATGGTTGATGGACTTTGGCAGCAACCAGTTGCTGAAGCTCATTTATTCATTATTCAAGTAA
- the nusG gene encoding transcription termination/antitermination factor NusG produces MEAAVQQQETKWYVLRVVSGKERSVKEYLDKDISRSGWTEIIKQVFLPMEKVYKVQNGKKVMREKNYFPGYVMLEVTDGKLTDDIVQHISNITNVMHFLTDGKGSKGNIISLRKSEVNKMLGRVDEMNDQGATMSEPFIVGETIKIIEGPFNDFNGVIEEVNDEKKKLKVTVKIFGRSTPVELNYMQVEKLS; encoded by the coding sequence ATGGAAGCTGCAGTACAACAACAAGAAACAAAATGGTACGTACTCCGTGTAGTGAGTGGTAAGGAGCGTAGCGTAAAGGAGTACCTCGATAAGGATATTAGCCGTAGCGGTTGGACGGAAATCATCAAGCAGGTTTTCCTGCCAATGGAGAAGGTTTACAAAGTGCAGAACGGTAAAAAAGTAATGCGCGAGAAAAACTATTTTCCTGGTTATGTGATGCTGGAAGTAACCGATGGTAAACTCACAGATGATATCGTACAGCATATCAGCAATATCACCAACGTGATGCACTTTCTTACAGATGGTAAAGGCTCTAAAGGCAATATCATCTCACTGCGTAAGAGTGAAGTAAATAAGATGCTGGGTCGCGTGGATGAAATGAACGACCAGGGTGCAACCATGAGTGAACCATTCATCGTAGGCGAAACCATCAAGATTATTGAAGGTCCGTTCAATGATTTCAATGGTGTGATTGAAGAAGTAAACGACGAAAAGAAGAAGCTGAAAGTAACCGTGAAAATCTTCGGTCGTTCAACACCAGTAGAATTGAACTACATGCAGGTAGAAAAATTGAGTTAA
- a CDS encoding DUF4920 domain-containing protein — protein sequence MKQLLSLMAALLITTIAMAQPPQGPADSGMHFGEKVSKEGAFSVDELGNKMGKTAKMDVKITGKVSEVCTKEGCWIRVATKDGNMMVKMKDHKFLVPVSLNGKEVVIEGVAEQKVTTVEQLRHYAEDAGKSKAEIEAINAPKKEIVVQAKGLLVL from the coding sequence ATGAAACAATTATTGAGTCTGATGGCGGCATTGTTGATTACAACAATCGCAATGGCACAGCCACCTCAGGGACCTGCCGATAGTGGCATGCATTTCGGTGAGAAAGTAAGTAAAGAAGGTGCATTCTCAGTAGATGAACTTGGTAATAAAATGGGCAAGACTGCGAAAATGGACGTAAAGATTACCGGAAAAGTGTCTGAAGTATGTACAAAAGAAGGTTGCTGGATTCGTGTAGCAACTAAAGATGGCAATATGATGGTGAAGATGAAGGACCATAAGTTTCTGGTTCCTGTTTCACTGAATGGTAAGGAAGTGGTGATTGAAGGTGTGGCTGAGCAAAAAGTCACTACTGTTGAGCAACTCCGCCACTATGCAGAAGATGCGGGCAAGTCGAAAGCAGAAATAGAAGCGATTAACGCACCAAAGAAAGAGATCGTGGTGCAGGCGAAAGGCCTTTTGGTTCTGTAA
- the rplK gene encoding 50S ribosomal protein L11, translated as MAKEISGFVKLQVKGGQANPAPPVGPALGSKGVNIMEFCKQFNARTQDKMGKVVPVLITVYSDKSFDFIIKTAPAAVQLMEAAKIQKGSKESNRAKVGKVTWAQIEVIAKDKLPDMNCFTVESAMKMVAGTARSMGLNVEGKAPWEN; from the coding sequence ATGGCAAAAGAAATCTCCGGCTTCGTGAAGCTGCAGGTGAAAGGCGGTCAAGCCAACCCTGCTCCTCCCGTAGGTCCAGCGCTCGGTTCTAAGGGCGTAAACATCATGGAGTTCTGCAAGCAGTTTAATGCAAGAACTCAAGACAAGATGGGTAAAGTAGTACCCGTTCTCATCACAGTTTATTCTGACAAGTCTTTCGACTTCATCATCAAGACAGCACCTGCTGCCGTTCAGTTGATGGAAGCAGCTAAGATCCAGAAGGGTTCTAAGGAAAGCAACCGTGCCAAAGTTGGTAAGGTTACCTGGGCTCAGATCGAAGTGATCGCTAAAGACAAATTACCAGACATGAACTGCTTCACTGTAGAAAGCGCTATGAAAATGGTTGCTGGTACAGCACGTAGCATGGGTCTGAACGTAGAAGGTAAAGCTCCTTGGGAAAACTAA
- a CDS encoding 50S ribosomal protein L1 produces MSLTKKRKVAETKVDKNKHYSLKDAATLVKEINCTKFDSSVDLHIRLGVDPKKADQQVRGTVTLPHGTGKTKRVLVLCTPDKENEAKNAGADHVGLDEFITKIEGGWVDIDVIIATPSVMPKIGKLGKVLGPRNLMPNPKTGTVTNDVAAAVNEVKGGKIAFKVDKAGIVHASIGRVSFAPEKIAENSTELINAILKLKPSSAKGTYLKAVSMASSMSPGITLDTKALSN; encoded by the coding sequence ATGTCTCTGACTAAAAAAAGAAAAGTTGCTGAAACAAAGGTGGATAAGAATAAGCATTATTCCCTGAAGGATGCAGCTACACTCGTAAAAGAAATTAACTGTACAAAATTTGATAGCTCTGTTGACCTGCACATTCGTTTGGGTGTTGATCCAAAGAAAGCAGACCAGCAGGTTCGTGGTACGGTGACTCTGCCACATGGTACTGGTAAAACCAAGCGTGTATTGGTACTTTGTACTCCTGACAAGGAAAACGAAGCAAAGAACGCTGGTGCTGACCATGTAGGTCTGGATGAATTCATCACCAAGATCGAAGGCGGTTGGGTAGATATCGATGTCATCATCGCTACACCATCTGTAATGCCTAAGATTGGTAAGCTGGGTAAAGTACTCGGCCCCCGTAACCTGATGCCAAACCCTAAAACAGGTACTGTTACCAATGATGTAGCAGCAGCTGTGAATGAGGTGAAGGGTGGTAAGATTGCGTTCAAGGTAGATAAAGCTGGTATCGTGCACGCTTCAATTGGCCGCGTATCATTCGCGCCTGAGAAGATTGCTGAGAACAGTACTGAACTGATCAACGCTATCCTGAAGCTGAAGCCTTCATCTGCAAAAGGTACTTACCTGAAAGCAGTAAGCATGGCCAGCTCAATGAGCCCTGGTATTACTTTGGACACCAAAGCATTATCTAACTAA
- a CDS encoding 50S ribosomal protein L10 gives MTKEQKNEVIELLKEKFAQYNNFYITDTESLSVEQVGKLRRACFDKQVEMKVAKNTLIKKALESLDAEKYAGVYDALHNVTALMFSENPKEPALIISSFRKESNGDKPLLKAAFINGDVYAGDNNLKTLTQIKTKNELIGEVIGLLQSPAKRVLAALLHHHEKQAEGAAAE, from the coding sequence ATGACTAAAGAACAAAAGAATGAAGTGATTGAGCTGCTGAAAGAAAAGTTTGCTCAATACAACAACTTCTATATCACAGACACAGAATCACTGAGCGTAGAGCAGGTGGGTAAACTGCGTCGTGCTTGCTTTGATAAGCAGGTAGAAATGAAGGTGGCTAAGAACACCCTCATCAAAAAAGCACTGGAATCTCTGGATGCAGAAAAATATGCTGGCGTATACGATGCTCTGCATAACGTAACAGCCCTGATGTTCTCTGAGAATCCAAAAGAGCCTGCATTGATCATCTCTTCTTTCCGCAAGGAAAGCAACGGTGATAAGCCTCTGTTGAAAGCGGCTTTCATCAACGGTGATGTATATGCTGGTGATAACAACCTGAAGACACTGACTCAGATCAAGACGAAGAACGAATTGATCGGCGAAGTGATTGGCTTGTTGCAGTCTCCTGCTAAGCGTGTACTGGCTGCTTTGTTGCACCACCACGAGAAGCAGGCTGAAGGTGCAGCTGCTGAGTAA
- the rplL gene encoding 50S ribosomal protein L7/L12 yields the protein MADIKALAEQLVGLTVKEVQELADVLKADYGIEPAAAAVVVAAGDGGGAAAAAEKTAFDVILVSGGASKLNVVKIVKELTGLGLKEAKDLVDGAPKPVKEGVSKAEADELVAKLKEAGAEVEIK from the coding sequence ATGGCAGACATTAAAGCATTAGCCGAACAACTGGTTGGCTTAACAGTAAAAGAAGTACAGGAATTAGCAGACGTGCTGAAAGCAGATTACGGTATCGAGCCTGCTGCTGCTGCAGTAGTAGTAGCTGCTGGTGATGGTGGTGGCGCTGCAGCTGCTGCTGAGAAGACAGCTTTCGATGTAATCCTCGTTAGCGGTGGTGCTTCTAAATTGAACGTAGTTAAAATCGTTAAAGAATTGACTGGTCTTGGTCTGAAAGAAGCCAAGGATCTGGTTGACGGTGCACCTAAGCCAGTTAAAGAAGGCGTAAGCAAGGCTGAAGCCGACGAACTGGTTGCTAAGCTGAAAGAAGCTGGCGCTGAAGTTGAAATCAAGTAA
- a CDS encoding M13 family metallopeptidase: MKKVLPFLFAAAMIGCKNDGAKSITFDVAGMDTSVHPGDDFFRYANGGWMKQTKIPDDQSGWGSFYTLYEENLKKMHEILEDLSKKKDHPKGSAEQKVGDFYASGMDTAAIEKAGYTPLQPMLAKIDAVKDYKELLQLLASSAKEGDGDLLGMYVGADERNSTKNILVLYQTGLSLPEKDYYTKTDSITVMQRNKLVQHIAAYFKLTGMDAAKADAAAATVLKLETAIAASHLTPVEQRDPVKNYNKMSVADLDKIAPNLSIAQNLNLMGIQTDSVNVSQPKYYQALSKLLASESIDAWKAKVRYDYISSNASLLSKAFRDERFEFNKIFSGASKQPERWKRMVDMTDGSLRDLLGEVFVKKYFPPEAKQRMDELVSNLQKAFSKRINALDWMSDSTKQRAQEKLNAFIRKIGYPDKWKSFDDVEISRDNFYANMRSVAKHDWKEMIGKIGKPVDKTEWGMTAPTVNAYYNPTFNEIVFPAGILQFPFFNMSADDAVNYGAIGLVIGHEMTHGFDDQGRQYDAQGNLKDWWTAKDADLFKGKAAKVVDQYNKFVVLDSLHVNGELTLGENLADFGGLAIAWDAFQLTEQAKSTDKIDGFSPAQRFFLGYAQVWRLINRPETMRTRITTDPHSPEEARVNIPLSNFEPFYQAFGVTEKHKLFRPAADRARVW, translated from the coding sequence ATGAAAAAAGTCCTGCCTTTTTTATTTGCAGCTGCGATGATTGGTTGCAAAAACGACGGAGCTAAATCCATCACATTCGATGTGGCTGGTATGGATACCAGTGTGCATCCCGGGGATGATTTCTTTCGCTATGCCAACGGCGGTTGGATGAAGCAAACTAAGATACCTGATGACCAGAGTGGTTGGGGTAGCTTCTATACGCTCTATGAAGAGAACCTGAAAAAGATGCATGAAATTTTGGAAGACCTTTCCAAGAAGAAAGATCATCCAAAGGGTAGTGCTGAACAAAAAGTAGGTGATTTTTATGCAAGCGGCATGGATACTGCTGCCATTGAAAAAGCAGGGTATACACCATTGCAACCCATGCTGGCAAAAATTGATGCAGTCAAAGATTATAAAGAACTGCTCCAACTTTTGGCAAGCAGTGCCAAGGAAGGTGATGGCGATTTATTGGGTATGTATGTAGGTGCTGATGAGCGCAATAGCACTAAGAATATTCTGGTGCTTTATCAGACTGGTTTATCCTTGCCTGAAAAGGATTATTATACCAAGACAGATTCCATTACGGTGATGCAGCGCAATAAGCTGGTACAACACATTGCAGCTTATTTCAAATTAACTGGTATGGATGCGGCGAAAGCTGATGCAGCCGCAGCTACTGTATTGAAATTGGAAACAGCCATTGCCGCTTCGCATCTGACGCCAGTAGAGCAGCGTGATCCGGTGAAGAATTACAACAAAATGTCTGTTGCAGATTTGGATAAAATAGCACCCAATCTGTCTATTGCGCAGAACTTAAACCTGATGGGTATTCAAACAGATAGTGTGAATGTGTCTCAGCCTAAATACTATCAGGCTTTGAGTAAACTGCTCGCATCTGAATCTATTGATGCATGGAAAGCGAAAGTTCGTTATGATTATATTTCATCAAACGCTTCTTTACTCAGCAAAGCGTTCCGCGATGAACGTTTTGAATTCAATAAAATCTTCTCCGGAGCATCCAAGCAGCCCGAACGTTGGAAACGCATGGTTGATATGACGGATGGTAGCTTACGCGATCTGCTGGGCGAAGTATTCGTTAAGAAATACTTCCCACCTGAAGCCAAACAAAGAATGGATGAATTGGTGAGCAATTTGCAGAAAGCATTTAGCAAGCGAATCAATGCGCTGGATTGGATGAGTGATTCTACCAAGCAGCGTGCACAGGAAAAACTCAATGCATTTATACGTAAGATTGGCTATCCTGATAAATGGAAATCATTTGATGATGTTGAAATCAGTCGCGATAATTTCTATGCCAATATGCGTAGTGTAGCCAAGCATGATTGGAAAGAAATGATTGGCAAGATTGGTAAGCCAGTTGACAAAACAGAGTGGGGGATGACAGCGCCAACCGTGAACGCTTATTACAATCCAACATTTAATGAAATCGTCTTCCCAGCGGGTATCCTTCAATTCCCCTTCTTCAATATGAGTGCTGATGATGCAGTGAACTATGGTGCTATCGGTTTGGTAATCGGTCATGAAATGACCCATGGCTTTGATGACCAGGGCCGTCAGTATGATGCGCAGGGTAACCTGAAAGATTGGTGGACAGCCAAGGATGCGGATTTATTTAAGGGTAAAGCCGCTAAAGTGGTAGATCAGTATAACAAGTTTGTGGTGTTGGACAGCCTTCATGTAAATGGAGAGCTCACTTTGGGCGAAAATCTGGCCGATTTTGGCGGTTTGGCCATTGCCTGGGATGCTTTCCAGCTGACCGAACAAGCCAAATCCACCGATAAAATCGATGGATTTAGTCCGGCCCAACGCTTTTTCTTGGGTTATGCCCAGGTTTGGCGCCTGATCAACCGTCCGGAAACCATGCGTACCCGTATCACCACAGACCCGCATTCACCTGAAGAAGCCCGTGTAAACATCCCTCTGAGTAATTTTGAGCCTTTTTATCAGGCTTTTGGGGTGACAGAAAAGCATAAACTATTCAGACCGGCAGCAGATAGGGCCAGAGTCTGGTAA